In Tamandua tetradactyla isolate mTamTet1 chromosome 7, mTamTet1.pri, whole genome shotgun sequence, the following are encoded in one genomic region:
- the CLEC2B gene encoding C-type lectin domain family 2 member B isoform X2: MTQSIQNPAYTEEYPATDNSNQRTDANIQGFCDRLKKQKAMIACLSISVALNIFLTVQLSTTPLCEHPHSFCPDDWIGFHNNCYFFSKEERDWNSSRCSCTSEHADLTIIDTMKEINFLIRHKGSSDHWIGLTMTGNQIGKWVNGATLNKCTATFFAGPFMKNLQKKDKYMLIIVAEDVHLCC, translated from the exons ATGACGCAAAGCATCCAGAACCCTGCATATACTGAAGAGTATCCAGCAACCGATAATAGCAACCAGAGAACTGATGcaaatatacaag gtttCTGTGACAGATTAAAGAAGCAAAAAGCAATGATTGCTTGTCTTTCCATATCTGTTGCTCTTAATATTTTTTTGACTGTGCAAC TTAGCACAACTCCTTTATGCGAGCATCCTCATAGTTTTTGCCCAGATGATTGGATTGGTTTCCACAACAATTGCTAttttttctctaaagaagaaaGAGATTGGAATTCAAGTAGGTGCAGCTGCACCAGTGAACATGCCGATCTAACTATTATTGACACTATGAAAGAAATA aatttTCTTATCCGCCATAAAGGAAGTTCTGATCATTGGATTGGACTAACGATGACAGGAAACCAAATTGGAAAATGGGTAAATGGAGCCACTCTTAATAAATG CACAGCTACTTTCTTTGCTGGTCCTTTTATGAAGAATCTGCAGAAGAAAGATAAGTATATGTTAATCATTGTTGCTgaagatgtccatttgtgttgtTAG
- the CLEC2B gene encoding C-type lectin domain family 2 member B isoform X1 produces MTQSIQNPAYTEEYPATDNSNQRTDANIQGFCDRLKKQKAMIACLSISVALNIFLTVQLSTTPLCEHPHSFCPDDWIGFHNNCYFFSKEERDWNSSRCSCTSEHADLTIIDTMKEINFLIRHKGSSDHWIGLTMTGNQIGKWVNGATLNKWLNVNGNEECAYLNDGGVASARCYAERKWICRKNMYYLG; encoded by the exons ATGACGCAAAGCATCCAGAACCCTGCATATACTGAAGAGTATCCAGCAACCGATAATAGCAACCAGAGAACTGATGcaaatatacaag gtttCTGTGACAGATTAAAGAAGCAAAAAGCAATGATTGCTTGTCTTTCCATATCTGTTGCTCTTAATATTTTTTTGACTGTGCAAC TTAGCACAACTCCTTTATGCGAGCATCCTCATAGTTTTTGCCCAGATGATTGGATTGGTTTCCACAACAATTGCTAttttttctctaaagaagaaaGAGATTGGAATTCAAGTAGGTGCAGCTGCACCAGTGAACATGCCGATCTAACTATTATTGACACTATGAAAGAAATA aatttTCTTATCCGCCATAAAGGAAGTTCTGATCATTGGATTGGACTAACGATGACAGGAAACCAAATTGGAAAATGGGTAAATGGAGCCACTCTTAATAAATG GCTTAACGTGAATGGGAATGAAGAATGTGCTTACCTCAATGATGGTGGTGTGGCTTCAGCTAGATgctatgcagaaagaaaatggatttgCAGGAAAAATATGTACTATTTAGGTTAA